The Meriones unguiculatus strain TT.TT164.6M chromosome 1, Bangor_MerUng_6.1, whole genome shotgun sequence genome has a segment encoding these proteins:
- the Fadd gene encoding FAS-associated death domain protein — translation MDPFLVLLHSLSGSLSNSDLMELKFLCRGRVGKRKLERVQSGLDLFSVLLEQNDLERTRTGLLRELLVSLRRHDLLQRLDDFEAGVAASAAPGEADLRVAFDIVCDNVGRDWKRLARFLNLSEVKIDGIEERYPRSLNEQVRETLRVWRNTEREKATVAGLVRALRACQLNLVADLVEEAPQVRGSVSGSEDVSSMLWDSMVFSSEAP, via the exons ATGGACCCGTTCCTGGTGCTGCTGCATTCGCTGTCCGGCAGCCTGTCGAACAGCGATCTGATGGAACTAAAGTTCCTTTGCCGCGGGCGCGTGGGCAAACGAAAGCTGGAGCGCGTGCAGAGTGGCCTGGACCTGTTCTCGGTGCTGCTGGAGCAGAACGACCTGGAGCGCACGCGCACTGGGCTGCTGCGCGAGTTGCTGGTCTCGTTGCGGAGACACGACCTACTGCAACGCCTGGACGACTTCGAGGCGGGGGTGGCGGCCTCTGCCGCGCCGGGGGAGGCAG ATCTGCGGGTGGCATTTGACATCGTGTGTGACAATGTGGGGAGAGACTGGAAGAGACTGGCCCGCTTTCTAAACTTGTCTGAGGTCAAGATTGATGGGATTGAGGAGAGATACCCCCGAAGCCTGAACGAGCAAGTAAGGGAGACTCTGAGGGTCTGGAGGAATACCGAGAGGGAGAAAGCCACGGTGGCTGGGCTGGTAAGGGCGCTGCGGGCCTGCCAGCTGAACCTGGTGGCTGACCTGGTAGAAGAAGCACCGCAGGTCCGGGGATCTGTGAGTGGGAGCGAGGATGTGTCCTCGATGCTATGGGACTCAATGGTGTTTTCCTCAGAAGCACCCTGA